The Nitrospira sp. CR1.1 DNA window AACCGTTCGCCGTGTGATGGCCGCGGTCGTTTTTCTGCCGATCTTCTATATCCTGGTGCACGACCTCGGGCCGATCGCCTTCTTCGGGTTGGTTGCCCTCTCCGGTATGCTGGCGGTAGCAGAGTTCTACCGGCTCCACTTGGCTCAAGCACCTTGGCCTTGGTGGAGCTGGGTGGGAGTTGCCGCGACCGGGGTATTACTGAGCAGCATTCAATGGCCAGCATTCATTGCAGATCGGACAGTATTGTTGGGAACCGTCCTTCTCGCACTCTGCATGCCGCTGCTCTCCGGCAAACCATTGCGCGATTCGCTCACGGACGGCATGGTGCTGGTGATGGGCGTCCTGTATATCGGACTCTCACTCAGCCACCTCCTGCTCATTCGAGCATTGCCCGACGGAGCATTACTGATTTTCTTCGTCGTCCTGGTGACCTGGGCGGCCGATACCGGGGCCTATATCGCAGGAAAGGCCATGGGGCGGCACCCGCTGGCGCCGGTCGTCAGCCCGAAAAAAACCTATGAGGGCTTGGCGGGAGGCATTCTTCTGGCCTGCCTGGGAGCGATCGCGGCACGCGCCTGGTTCCTTCCCAGCATCTCACTCGTCGATTGTCTGGTGCTCGGCGTGATCCTCACCCTCGCCGGCCTCATCGGCGACCTGGCGGAATCAGCCATGAAACGCAGCACGGGATTCAAAGACTCCGGCGCCCTGATTCCAGGCCATGGAGGAATGTTGGATCGGCTGGATAGCCTCTTGTTCACTGGACCGGCCTTTTACTACTATGTCGGGATCGTCAATAATGTGTAACCGGTGATTGTTCGCCTGCTCTGGAGCATGCCATGAAGAACATCGTCATTCTGGGTTCGACCGGCTCAATCGGCACGAACACCCTCGATATCGTGGATCGGTTTCCCCAGGAGTTTCGCGTCATCGGCCTGACCGCCGGCTCGAATGCCGACAAGCTTGAAGCGCAAATCCGCCGTTTCCGTCCGGCATTCGCCGCCCTGGCCAGCGAACCAGCCGCAGAGAAATTGCGCCTGCGTTGCACCGACCTGCCGGTGAACATTCTCTCCGGCAACGAAGGGGTGGCCCAGGTCGCGCAATCCCCGGAGGCTGAATTGGTGATTTCTGCCATCGTGGGTGGCGCAGGGTTGCTCCCGACGCTGGCCGCGATTAAAGCCGGCAAACAAATCGCGCTCGCGAATAAAGAACCGATGGTCATGGCCGGCGCATTGATGCAGGCGGAAGCCCACAAACATCAGGTTCGCATTTTCCCGATCGATAGCGAACACAGCGCCATCTTTCAATCCCTTGAAGGGCATCGGCGCGAGGACGTCAAGCGTATCATCCTCACGGCCTCCGGGGGACCGCTCTGGGGCTTCTCCCGCGAGCAGCTACAGGATGTCAGCCCTGAACGAGCCTTGCAGCACCCGAACTGGAAGATGGGCTCAAAAATCACCATCGACTCGGCGACGCTGATGAATAAAGGGCTGGAAGTCATTGAAGCGCGTTGGCTCTTCGATATTCCGGAAACCCAGATCGAAGTCCTGGTGCATCGGGAGAGCATTATCCATTCTCTGGTAGAATACAGAGACCGGTCCGTCATCGCACAATTAGGCCTTCCCGATATGCGGACCCCTATTTCCTACGCCATGCGGTATCCTGAACGGATGCCATTGGATCTTCCGTCTCTGGATTTGAGCGAAATGAGCACCTTGACCTTTTTCAAGCCGGACCATGATCGCTTCCCTTGCTTACAACTCGGCTACGACGCGTTGCGGATCAGCGGAACCATGCCGGCCACGATGAACGCCGCCAATGAAGTGGCCGTGGAAGCTTTCCTCCATAACGGCATCCGCTTTCTCGATATTCCGGACATCATTCGGAGTACAATGGACGCTCATACGCCGCGACCAATCGATGGTCTGGATGATGCTCTGGAGGCTGACCGCTGGGCTCGGGAAAAAGCCGAGTCTCTCGTGCATGCCTTGACGCGGTAATACCCTGAACCCAAGGAGTGTTGTTGTGGGAACAACCTTTGCCTGGTCCCCTGACGTGGTGTCGATGCTGACTCACTGGGCCCTTCCGTTCCTGGTGGTCCTGGGCGTGCTCGTCGCCTTTCACGAAATGGGCCATTTTCTCGCGGCGCGCTGGGTCGGGGTGAAAGTCCTGAAGTTTTCGCTCGGGTTCGGGCCAAAGATTTTCGGGCGCCAGATCGGGGAAACGGAGTATCTGTTATCGGTCGTGCCCCTGGGCGGATATGTGAAGCTCTTCGGCGAAGACGAGCACGAAACCCTGACGCCGGAAGACAAAAAGCGGGCCTTTGTTCATCAATCCCTCTGGGGCAAAACACTCATTGTGGCAGCGGGGCCCATTTTCAATTTTATCCTCGCCTATCTGATCTATACGGCCTACATCGGGCTCGGCTACACCCTGCCCGTGCCAAGCTTTAAGGACATCATCCCTGAAATTGAAGCCGTGCTCCCCGGATCACCGGCCGATCTGGCAGGGTTGAAGCCTGGCGATCGAGTCATCCGGGTGAACGACAAAGAAATCTCAACCAACGCGGAACTGTTGAAATACATCTCCCAGAGCAACGGGAAACAACTCACGTTGGACCTCACGCGCGGCGAGCAGATCAAAACGGTGCTCGTTACGCCCAGCAAGACCACCATCCAGGACAACGGCAAGGCGACGACGATCTTCCAACTCGGGATCGAAGAACGCGCGCCGGTGATTACGGCCGTCATTCCGGGATCTCCCGCACAGGCCGCAGGGCTTGCTGCCGGAGACCGTGTCGTCCGCATTGACGGGCATGACATCTTCACGTGGTCGCAGATGACGGCGCTGGTGCGTGAGAATCCGAATCACGCGCTTCAGTTCGACGTTCAACGAGGCGGATCCGCACAGTCGGTTTCCGTGACTCCGATGGGTGAAAAGGCCACGATCGACGGAAAGCCGACCGAGGTCGGAAAAATCGGCATCTCCGCCCAGAACCAAACTATTCTGCAAACCAACGACCCCCTCAAAGCGCCTTGGTTAGGCGCGCAAGCAACCTGGGGCTGGACCGAACTCACGGTGGTCGGGATTTACAAGATCATCACCGGGGATATCTCCCGCAAGAATATCGGCGGCCCGCTCACCATCGCAAAAACTGCCGGAGATGCGGCCGAGCAGGGCACCTCCAGTCTGGTCTTTCTCATGGCGATGCTGAGCATCAACCTGGGGGTCCTGAACCTGCTGCCCATTCCTATTTTGGACGGCGGCCACTTGTTATTCTTCTTTATTGAAGCCATTCGACGAAAACCACTTGAAGATCGGCAGCGAGAACTGGCACAACAGGTGGGGTTGGTGCTGCTGGTCGGCATCATGATTTTTGCTTTCTGGAACGACATCGAGCGGTTGATTTCCCCATAGCCCCACATGCGCGTCTCCGAAACTCTTATTCCAACATTACGGGAAGATCCGGGCGAAGCTGAAACGGTCAGTCATCGCCTCATGCTGCGCGCGGGCCTGATCCGGAAAGTCGCCGCCGGCATCTATACCTATCTTCCGCTTGGACTGCGCGTGCTCCGGAAGATTGAACGCATCGTCCGCGAGGAAATGAATCGGGCCGGCGCGCAGGAAGTGCTCATGCCTGTCGCCTCTCCTGCCGAACTGTGGCGTGAAACCGGACGGTGGGATTTCTATGGCAAAGAGCTCCTCCGGTTCAAAGACCGGCATGAGCGCGATTTCTGCCTCGGGCCGACACACGAGGAAGTGATCACCGATCTCTTCCGCCGGGAAGTCCGCTCCTATCGGCAGATGCCGTTGAACTTCTATCAGATCCAGACGAAATTCCGGGATGAGATCCGTCCACGCTTCGGGTTGATGCGCGGCCGCGAGTTCATCATGAAGGATGCGTACAGCTTCGATCGGGACGAAGCCGGGGCCAGACTGAGTTATCAAAAAATGTACGATGCCTACAACCGTATCTTCGCTCGCTGCGGACTGACGTTCCGTCCCGTGGAGGCGGACACCGGATTGATCGGAGGAAGCTCCTCCCACGAATTCATGGTGCTGGCCGAAACCGGTGAGGAAACGATTGTCTACGCCGAGAACGGCGCCTACGCCGCCAACGTTGAACGCGCCGAGGTGCTTCCGCCCGAGGAATCCCCATTGCCGGCTCCCCGACCGCTGACCGCCGTCTCGACTCCAGGGCGACGGACGGTGGAGGAAGTCACCACGTTCCTGAACATTGCGCCAGATCAACTCGTAAAAACACTGCTCTACAGCACGGGCAAGGACGCTGTCGCCATCCTGGTTCGAGGCGATCATGACGTGAACGAAATCAAGGTCAAGCGGCTCCTCGGTGCAACCGATATCGAGCTCGTCGCGCCGGAGCTGATTCCCAAGTTGACCGGCGCACCCGTCGGCTTTGCCGGCCCAGTCGGTTTGAAACAGATTAGAATCCTGGCCGATTTGGCAGTAAAGACGATGGCGAACTTTGTCGTCGGAGGCAACCAGGCCGACACTCACTTCATCGATGCCAACTGGGCGCGTGATTTCACAGTCGACCAATTCGCCGACCTCCGCAATGCACAAGCCGGGGATGTCTCCCCGCGCAAAGACGGCATCCTGAGGACGGCGAAGGGGATCGAAGTCGGCCATGTCTTCATGCTGGGGACAAAGTATAGCCAGGCGATGAAGGCCACATTTTTAGATGCGCAGGGACAGGAACAGCTCGCCGTCATGGGCTGTTATGGAATCGGCGTGAGCCGGGTTTCTGCGGCATCGGTCGAACAGAATCACGACGCCAAGGGCATCAAGTGGCCGATTCCGATCGCGCCCTTTCACGTCACACTGTTGCCGCTGAGTCAGTCTGAACCGGTGACCCGGCTAGCCGACTCCCTGTATCGAACGATGGAACAATCCGGCATCGAAGTCCTGTGGGACGACCGCGACGAGCGGGCGGGCGTCAAATTCAACGATGCCGACCTGATCGGCGCCCCGTTCCACCTGGTCATCGGAGAAAAAGGGTTGGCGCAGGGACAGGTCGAGCTCAAACTGCGGCACACCGGCGAAACCAGGAAAATCGCTCCGGATCAAGTGATCCCGACCCTGACCGCGCTTCTGCAAGCCGCGTCCTAAACTCCCCTCCTGCTCCGCTCGTTCGCCACCATCACCAAGGCTGCATCAAGTTACTGCGGGCCGACACGATCCCCAGCACCAGCGCGGGTTTGAAAACGCGTTTTGCTTGCCTTGACTACGCATTGCGATACACTGACTCACACGGAAGACGCACCGTCCGAAGCTCGTTCACGGCAAAGATTTCCAGGCCGACATCGCGTTTCCGACCCTGCGCGCGAATCCCGGTTCAGCCCGTTTGGAGACACGTTGATGCAGCCCAAAGCTCCGCTGCCTGGTGTAGGCGATGCCGCTCTCAAGTCCGGGAACGCCGAACAGGTCAAGCGGATCAGCGCCCGGATTCTCGCCGCCGCCGACATAGACCAAATCCTGCTGGACCTGCGCCATGAAATTCTAGGCTGCTTCGACGCAGATGACCTCACGCTCTTCGTGGTGGATTCGGAAAAGAAAGAAATCTTCTCCAAGATTCCCCATCTCGACACTGTTCAGGAAGTGCGCACCCCGATCACCGAACAAAGCCTTGCGGGGTTCTGCGCCAAATACCTGCGCCCCGTCAATGTCGGCGATGCTTACAGCCTCGTGGAGCTCAGCGCGATTCACCCGGCGCTCACGCACGATGCCACCTACGACAAGAACACCGGCTTCAAAACAAAACAGGTCCTCGCCTACCCCGTCGTCGCCGAAAACAAATATCTCATGGGGGTGATTCAACTCCTCAACAAGAAAAGCGGCGGACGGTTCACGCGCAAAGATGAAGAGTGTGTCGCGGAAATCGCCAAATCGTTGGGAACCGCGTTCTACACGCTTCGAAAGACGTCAAAAAAACCGCCGTCCAAGTTTGACTACCTGCTGACCAATGGAAAGATTTCTCAGCACGATCTCGATGTGGCCCTCGCCGAAGCCAAAAAAGGCACGACGGATATCGAATCGCAGCTCATCGAAAAATATAAGATTCCAAAAGCCGAGATCGGCAAATCGCTCGCCAATTTCCACAAGTGCCCCTATATCGAATACAACGAACGCACGATCGTCGACATCGAGTTACTCAAAAACCTCAATGTTGATTACCTGAAAAAAAATCATTGGATGCCGCTCAAGCGGGATCGCGCCGCCATTGAAATTCTGACGGACGATCCCGGCGACCTCGACCGCGTCCAGGACATCAAGCGCACATTCCCCGGGCTCAACATTCGCTTTGCCGTCAGCCTTCGCCGCGATATCGCTCTGTTCCTGGCTAGCACCACCGGAACCCCCGACGTCAGCAACAAGATGAATGAGAATGTCTCTGACATTCTCGGCGAATTGGTCAACGAATCGCAGCTCGAAGCCCAGGAAGACGCGTCCAGTGCGGGGCTCGACGAAAACGACAATGCCATCGTGCGGCTGGCCAATCAGATCATCGCCGACGCCTTCCGGCAAGGCACGTCCGACATTCACATCGAACCCTATGGGGAAAAGCGCGATACGCTCGTCCGGTTTCGGGTCGATGGCGACTGCTTCGAGTACATGAAGATTCCGCCGAGTTATCGCCGCGCCATCGTGTCACGCCTGAAGATCATGGCCAGCCTCGATATCGCGGAGCGACGCAAGCCGCAAGACGGAAAGATCAAATTTAAAATCGGCGAGAACAAGGAAATCGAGTTGCGCGTCGCCACCATCCCGACTGCCGGCTATAACGAAGACGTGGTCATGCGTATCCTGGCCGCCAGTGAACCGCTGCCGGTCGATAAGATGGGCTTTTCGGAACGTAATCTGCGCGAGATCAAAAGCATCGCCGAGAAACCCTACGGCATCATTCTCTGCGTGGGTCCCACCGGTTCCGGAAAGACGACCACTCTGCACTCGGTGCTCGGCTACATCAACACGCCGGACATCAAGATCTGGACGGCGGAAGACCCGGTCGAAATCACGCAGTACGGCCTGCGCCAGGTCCAGGTGCATGCCAAGATCGGATTCACCTTCGCGGCGGCCATGCGCGCCTTCCTCCGCGCCGATCCGGACGTCATCATGGTCGGAGAAATGCGGGATAAAGAAACGGCGGATACCGGCATCGAAGCCTCGCTGACCGGTCACTTGGTGCTCAGCACGTTGCACACCAATAGCGCGGTGGAAACCATCACCCGCTTGCTCGACATGGGCTGCGACTCGTTCAGTTTCGCCGACGCCATGCTGGGCGTACTGGCTCAACGGTTGGCCCGGCGCATCTGCAAAGACTGCAAGGAGGCGTATCAGCCGTCGAAGGAGGAATACGAGGAACTGCGCCTGGGATACGGCCCTGAATATTGGGACGCCCTCAAAATCCCCTTCGACGCAAACTTCCGTCTCTATCGGGGCAAAGGGTGCGACACCTGTAATCGTACCGGACTGAAAGGCCGCGTGGCGCTCCACGAGTTGCTTCTGGGCACCGACAAAATGAAAAAGTTGATCCAGAACAAAGCGAAGACCGATGAGATGCTGAAGGCCGGCATGGAAGACGGAATGACCACCCTGGTCCAGGACGGCATCCAGAAGGTCCTGCAGGGACATACGACGTACAAAGAAGTCAAAGCCGTCGCCATCAAGTAGGCGGCCGGCCGCCCATCACCGGGACCGGCTACCGCGCAGGATGCAACGACGTGAGCCGGTTCAATTCTCTCTCCAACCGCGCAATGTCTCTGGTTCGTTCCAGTTTCTTCGCGCAGGCCACAGCCTGACTCAAGGCCGACCGCGCCTGGTCAAATGCTTCTTGTGCTAAATAGCTTCGATACGCCCGCTCCGAATAGGCCAACCCTTGATCGGGAAACCCCCGCCGGTCCGCAATCCGGCCCAGCCGTAGTAAATCAGCCGCGATGTCCGTCCGTTGTTCCGCCGCCTTATCCAACTCGAGGGCTCGCCCATATTCCCGTTCTGCCGCCTCATAGTCATGTCGTGCTTCGGCCAGCATGCCGAGATTCACATGATTACTGGCTTCGGATTCCGGATTTCCCATCGCCTGATTCAAGGCCATGGCCTGACGGAACAATTGCGCGGCCTGCGCCATCTCCCCTTTACCCTGCCGTACGAGTCCAAGGTTGTTCCGGAGCGTCGCTTCGACTGATCGACTGTTTCTCTGCTGAGCGAGCTCCAAGGCTTCTTCATACCGCCGCTCTGCATCCTGTATGTTTCCCGCTTGATGCTCCGCAGTGGCCAAGGCGGTCAGACTGTCCATCAAGAGATCGGGCTCTCCCAGTTGTTGCGCCAAGGTCACGGCTCGCACGTGAGACTCAACCGCCTGAGAAACATCTCCGCGCCTGAGAGCGACACGTCCGACATCATTGAGGGCGCCGATGAGACGCTTCGTGTCATCGAGGCTTTCCGCCATCCAACGCGCCGCCTCGTACTCTTCACCAGCGCGGGCCAGATCTCCTCGCATCATCAAACGATCACCCTGACGCCTCAAAGATTCACTTTGCGCGGCTAATGGTCCTGGTTGTGGCGCGGGAGGAGCCGGCGGCGGAGGACTCGCACATCCCGCCCACAGACACCACACCATGGCGCAGACTCCCGCCACTGAGGCCTGGATTGTCGCTCTCATCGATGCAACTGATCTCCTCTCAAACTCCGGGCTCCTTCCCGGGAGGGTGACGGTGGCTCCTTCGGCGCCGGCCCGGCGTTCTGCGCAAACCGGCTGAAAGGAAACGTCTGCTTGGCCCCGCGCACCAGAATGGACATGTCGGTCAGCGTGGTTTCAGCCGTGTGAATGACGGGCCCCAGTTCCTGACTCACTTCGCTCACAGAATCAGAGAGTCGCTTGACGCTGGTGAGCGTCAATTGCGCACTGTCGAGAATAGCCGGCAGCCGGCCGGTGGTCTGCTGGACATCGGCCGTCACCCGATCAACGATGCTCAGCGTGCGCTTGATGGAGCCGGTCATGGCCGGGAGCGCAGTGGCCGTCTGTTCGACCGACGCAATCGTCCGCTGCACCGAAGCAACGACCGCCGGCAGCTCTTGCGTGGCCAGTGCGACCTGTTCGAGCGCTTTGCCGCCGGCCTTCAGGCCGCCTTGCATATCCTGCGTAATGGTTTCGACGCGCAGCAGCGTTTGCTTCACGGCCATCAACACCGGTTCCACCTCGTTGAGCAGATCTTCGATGTCCCTTGGTTCAACGGCACGAATGATGGCCCCTTCGGCCAATACCGGACTGCTGGCGGTGCCCATGCCGATATCAACCTGTGTCTGCCCGACCACCACCCCGCTCTTGGTGATATGCAGGTCGGAATTGTCTTTCACCATGTCCTGATACCGCGTCAATAGCTGGAGGGTCAGATCGACCGTCCCGCGATCGTTGAGGTCCACCTGCTTGACCCGGCCGATGCGAATCCCCGAGACAACGACGGGCGCCCCCGGCTCAAGACCGTAGGATTTACTCAGGCTGGCCTTGAGCTGATACTTGGACTCGAAAAGATGTTCCGTCCTCGACATCCAAAAGCCTGCCACGGCGAGAATCAGCGCGGGAATCAGTACGAATGTGCCCACGATCTGCGCCAGCCGCCCGCTCGATAGACGATGAGAATAGTGCATCACCGATCACCTTTCCATCCGACAAGCCCGCACCGGCTATTCCACATACCGTTTCAGCGCTGCCGGGACAAGTTCACGCACCCCATCACGAGTTCCGTCCGCCTGCACACGCCCCTCGCGAAGGACCACCACCCGATCGACAGCTTCGACGAACGGTGACCAGGCGCGCAACACCGCCAGCACCGTCAAGGGATGATGGGCTCGCCACTCTTCGACATAACCTTTCAGTCCTAAGACCATGTCGGCGTCCAATCCAGCCACCGGATCATCGAGGAGCAGGACTTCCGGCGCCAACATCATGGCTCGCGCAATGGCTCCCCGGCGCGCTTCGCCCTGGTTGAGCTCAGCGGGAAAACGATCCCGCAGAGCGGCCAATCCTAACCGCTCCAACTGTCCCATGACCGCTTGTTCGCGATGCCGATCCGACATGCCTCCCCGGTGATAGCGAAGCGGCAGGAGCACGTTGTTGAACAGCGTCATATTGCTCAACAGCCCCGGTTGTTGCAGCACCACGCCGACTCGCAGCCGCACAGACTTCGTATCTTCGTCCGCAACCTCGCTCCAATCCTTCCCCAAGACAAGAACCCGTCCCGATTCCGGAGCAACCAGTCCGGCGGCAAGCTCAACCATCAAACTTTTCCCGGCACGACCCGGTCCGACACAGGCGACAAACTCCCCCGCCATAATTCTGAGATCTAGTTCCAACCATAGATCCCCGCCCAACATGGGCGCGCGGACGTTCTCAAACATAATGGCCGGCTCGGTCATAGATACAACGGCACCGTCACGACGACATCGATCAGCAGACAGAGAACGAACGAATTGATCATCGCTCGGGTCGTTTGTTGCGGCACCTCCGTGTAAGACGATCGGACGGCCAGGCCATGGTAACAACAGACGGCCGCGACCGCCGATCCAAATCCCAGGCCCTTGATGGCAGTCATGAGGACATCCGTCGTGGACAAGGCCCTGATCACACTTTCCGCGAACGCATCGAGAGGAATGGTCAATTGCGCATCGGCGACGAGGTAGCCTCCGAATACCGCCACCACATCGAAATAGAGTGTCAGGCACAGCATCGACAGCACCATGCCGACCATGCGCGGCATGATGACAAAACGGCTGATGGGAATACCCATGAGCCGTAGCGCGACGACCTCGCGCGTTACCGACATGTTGCCGAGCTCAGTCGCAATGGCCGACCCGGATCGCCCCACGACAATGAACGCCGTAACCAACGGACCGAGCTCCCGAATCACCGTGACCACGATGATGCTCCCCACCAGCCCGCCCGCTCCAAGCCTCGGAAGCTGCGTGCCGGCCTGAGTCACAATAATGATGCCCAGCAACAGCGCAATGACCGTGGTGACCGGCAGCGCATCGACCCCCGTGAAGAGAATCTGCCTGACCAGCACCCGGAACGTTTCCCCGCGCCCTTGCCGTGGACGAATGATCAGATCGAGCACGGCTTGCGCAAACAACGTCGCCAGCGCCGCCAGATAGGCGTATCCCGCGATGGTCTTGCGTCCTACCCACGTGATCATCCGTTCCGAACCGCCTTCCATTCAACAAGGGATGTCAGGGCACCTGAGGCTACGAGCGACGGCGAAATTGTAGGGGACCATTACCCGTAAAGCAACGCGTCTGGGGCGGGGCCGGCCGAGGTCTGGAAGCAAGGAGGCCGTAGAATACGGAAATGGTCAACTGACGGGGGAGAAGCCGCCTAATGCTTCAATCGCGGCTTATGCGCGTGGCCGGTGCTTGATCACGAACTGCTGGATGCGCTGGAGCTGCGGAGGACGAACGACCAAAAACTCAACCCCGAACTCACCGCCCCGCGCCCACCGGACGACGGCCTCCTCCACGCGCAGCGGCCACTCGTGTCCGTCGGATAGAAACAGTGAGACTTTCATGTGAAGTCCCGGCGGCATCGTCTGTTCGGATTTTGCCATACATCCGGTCGAGGAGAGATCCAGCAA harbors:
- the rseP gene encoding RIP metalloprotease RseP; this encodes MGTTFAWSPDVVSMLTHWALPFLVVLGVLVAFHEMGHFLAARWVGVKVLKFSLGFGPKIFGRQIGETEYLLSVVPLGGYVKLFGEDEHETLTPEDKKRAFVHQSLWGKTLIVAAGPIFNFILAYLIYTAYIGLGYTLPVPSFKDIIPEIEAVLPGSPADLAGLKPGDRVIRVNDKEISTNAELLKYISQSNGKQLTLDLTRGEQIKTVLVTPSKTTIQDNGKATTIFQLGIEERAPVITAVIPGSPAQAAGLAAGDRVVRIDGHDIFTWSQMTALVRENPNHALQFDVQRGGSAQSVSVTPMGEKATIDGKPTEVGKIGISAQNQTILQTNDPLKAPWLGAQATWGWTELTVVGIYKIITGDISRKNIGGPLTIAKTAGDAAEQGTSSLVFLMAMLSINLGVLNLLPIPILDGGHLLFFFIEAIRRKPLEDRQRELAQQVGLVLLVGIMIFAFWNDIERLISP
- a CDS encoding MCE family protein; translation: MHYSHRLSSGRLAQIVGTFVLIPALILAVAGFWMSRTEHLFESKYQLKASLSKSYGLEPGAPVVVSGIRIGRVKQVDLNDRGTVDLTLQLLTRYQDMVKDNSDLHITKSGVVVGQTQVDIGMGTASSPVLAEGAIIRAVEPRDIEDLLNEVEPVLMAVKQTLLRVETITQDMQGGLKAGGKALEQVALATQELPAVVASVQRTIASVEQTATALPAMTGSIKRTLSIVDRVTADVQQTTGRLPAILDSAQLTLTSVKRLSDSVSEVSQELGPVIHTAETTLTDMSILVRGAKQTFPFSRFAQNAGPAPKEPPSPSREGARSLRGDQLHR
- a CDS encoding ATP-binding cassette domain-containing protein; this encodes MTEPAIMFENVRAPMLGGDLWLELDLRIMAGEFVACVGPGRAGKSLMVELAAGLVAPESGRVLVLGKDWSEVADEDTKSVRLRVGVVLQQPGLLSNMTLFNNVLLPLRYHRGGMSDRHREQAVMGQLERLGLAALRDRFPAELNQGEARRGAIARAMMLAPEVLLLDDPVAGLDADMVLGLKGYVEEWRAHHPLTVLAVLRAWSPFVEAVDRVVVLREGRVQADGTRDGVRELVPAALKRYVE
- a CDS encoding 1-deoxy-D-xylulose-5-phosphate reductoisomerase, which translates into the protein MKNIVILGSTGSIGTNTLDIVDRFPQEFRVIGLTAGSNADKLEAQIRRFRPAFAALASEPAAEKLRLRCTDLPVNILSGNEGVAQVAQSPEAELVISAIVGGAGLLPTLAAIKAGKQIALANKEPMVMAGALMQAEAHKHQVRIFPIDSEHSAIFQSLEGHRREDVKRIILTASGGPLWGFSREQLQDVSPERALQHPNWKMGSKITIDSATLMNKGLEVIEARWLFDIPETQIEVLVHRESIIHSLVEYRDRSVIAQLGLPDMRTPISYAMRYPERMPLDLPSLDLSEMSTLTFFKPDHDRFPCLQLGYDALRISGTMPATMNAANEVAVEAFLHNGIRFLDIPDIIRSTMDAHTPRPIDGLDDALEADRWAREKAESLVHALTR
- a CDS encoding proline--tRNA ligase, with the translated sequence MRVSETLIPTLREDPGEAETVSHRLMLRAGLIRKVAAGIYTYLPLGLRVLRKIERIVREEMNRAGAQEVLMPVASPAELWRETGRWDFYGKELLRFKDRHERDFCLGPTHEEVITDLFRREVRSYRQMPLNFYQIQTKFRDEIRPRFGLMRGREFIMKDAYSFDRDEAGARLSYQKMYDAYNRIFARCGLTFRPVEADTGLIGGSSSHEFMVLAETGEETIVYAENGAYAANVERAEVLPPEESPLPAPRPLTAVSTPGRRTVEEVTTFLNIAPDQLVKTLLYSTGKDAVAILVRGDHDVNEIKVKRLLGATDIELVAPELIPKLTGAPVGFAGPVGLKQIRILADLAVKTMANFVVGGNQADTHFIDANWARDFTVDQFADLRNAQAGDVSPRKDGILRTAKGIEVGHVFMLGTKYSQAMKATFLDAQGQEQLAVMGCYGIGVSRVSAASVEQNHDAKGIKWPIPIAPFHVTLLPLSQSEPVTRLADSLYRTMEQSGIEVLWDDRDERAGVKFNDADLIGAPFHLVIGEKGLAQGQVELKLRHTGETRKIAPDQVIPTLTALLQAAS
- a CDS encoding phosphatidate cytidylyltransferase, which gives rise to MSPTVDKARPRSSSETVRRVMAAVVFLPIFYILVHDLGPIAFFGLVALSGMLAVAEFYRLHLAQAPWPWWSWVGVAATGVLLSSIQWPAFIADRTVLLGTVLLALCMPLLSGKPLRDSLTDGMVLVMGVLYIGLSLSHLLLIRALPDGALLIFFVVLVTWAADTGAYIAGKAMGRHPLAPVVSPKKTYEGLAGGILLACLGAIAARAWFLPSISLVDCLVLGVILTLAGLIGDLAESAMKRSTGFKDSGALIPGHGGMLDRLDSLLFTGPAFYYYVGIVNNV
- a CDS encoding ABC transporter permease yields the protein MEGGSERMITWVGRKTIAGYAYLAALATLFAQAVLDLIIRPRQGRGETFRVLVRQILFTGVDALPVTTVIALLLGIIIVTQAGTQLPRLGAGGLVGSIIVVTVIRELGPLVTAFIVVGRSGSAIATELGNMSVTREVVALRLMGIPISRFVIMPRMVGMVLSMLCLTLYFDVVAVFGGYLVADAQLTIPLDAFAESVIRALSTTDVLMTAIKGLGFGSAVAAVCCYHGLAVRSSYTEVPQQTTRAMINSFVLCLLIDVVVTVPLYL
- a CDS encoding general secretion pathway protein GspE, whose protein sequence is MQPKAPLPGVGDAALKSGNAEQVKRISARILAAADIDQILLDLRHEILGCFDADDLTLFVVDSEKKEIFSKIPHLDTVQEVRTPITEQSLAGFCAKYLRPVNVGDAYSLVELSAIHPALTHDATYDKNTGFKTKQVLAYPVVAENKYLMGVIQLLNKKSGGRFTRKDEECVAEIAKSLGTAFYTLRKTSKKPPSKFDYLLTNGKISQHDLDVALAEAKKGTTDIESQLIEKYKIPKAEIGKSLANFHKCPYIEYNERTIVDIELLKNLNVDYLKKNHWMPLKRDRAAIEILTDDPGDLDRVQDIKRTFPGLNIRFAVSLRRDIALFLASTTGTPDVSNKMNENVSDILGELVNESQLEAQEDASSAGLDENDNAIVRLANQIIADAFRQGTSDIHIEPYGEKRDTLVRFRVDGDCFEYMKIPPSYRRAIVSRLKIMASLDIAERRKPQDGKIKFKIGENKEIELRVATIPTAGYNEDVVMRILAASEPLPVDKMGFSERNLREIKSIAEKPYGIILCVGPTGSGKTTTLHSVLGYINTPDIKIWTAEDPVEITQYGLRQVQVHAKIGFTFAAAMRAFLRADPDVIMVGEMRDKETADTGIEASLTGHLVLSTLHTNSAVETITRLLDMGCDSFSFADAMLGVLAQRLARRICKDCKEAYQPSKEEYEELRLGYGPEYWDALKIPFDANFRLYRGKGCDTCNRTGLKGRVALHELLLGTDKMKKLIQNKAKTDEMLKAGMEDGMTTLVQDGIQKVLQGHTTYKEVKAVAIK
- a CDS encoding tetratricopeptide repeat protein — its product is MRATIQASVAGVCAMVWCLWAGCASPPPPAPPAPQPGPLAAQSESLRRQGDRLMMRGDLARAGEEYEAARWMAESLDDTKRLIGALNDVGRVALRRGDVSQAVESHVRAVTLAQQLGEPDLLMDSLTALATAEHQAGNIQDAERRYEEALELAQQRNSRSVEATLRNNLGLVRQGKGEMAQAAQLFRQAMALNQAMGNPESEASNHVNLGMLAEARHDYEAAEREYGRALELDKAAEQRTDIAADLLRLGRIADRRGFPDQGLAYSERAYRSYLAQEAFDQARSALSQAVACAKKLERTRDIARLERELNRLTSLHPAR